In Mastomys coucha isolate ucsf_1 unplaced genomic scaffold, UCSF_Mcou_1 pScaffold5, whole genome shotgun sequence, one genomic interval encodes:
- the Ift20 gene encoding intraflagellar transport protein 20 homolog isoform X2, which translates to MAKDILGEAGLHFDELNKLRVLDPEVTQQTIELKEECKDFVDKIGQFQKIVGGLIELVDQLAKEAENEKMKAIGARNLLKSIAKQREAQQQQLQALIAEKKMQLERYRVEYEALCKVEAEQNEFIDQFIFQK; encoded by the exons ATGGCCAAGGACATCTTGGGCGAGGCAGGGCTGCACTTTGATGAGCTGAACAAGCTTCGGGTGTTGGACCCAGAGGTTACCCAGCAGACCATAGAGCTCAAGGAAGAGTGCAAGGATTTTGTGGACA AAATTGGCCAGTTTCAGAAAATTGTTGGTGGTCTAATTGAGCTTGTTGATCAGCTTGCCAAAGAAGCAGAGAACGAGAAGATGAAG GCCATTGGTGCTCGAAACTTGCTGAAATCCATAGCGAAGCAGAGAGAAGCCCAACAGCAACAACTGCAGGCGCTGATAGCAGAAAAGAAGATGCAGCTAGAAAG gtatCGGGTTGAATATGAAGCTTTGTGTAAAGTAGAAGCAGAACAAAATGAATTTATTGAccaatttatttttcagaaatga
- the Ift20 gene encoding intraflagellar transport protein 20 homolog isoform X1, whose protein sequence is MTYLLIATITPSKQTFSREPGREAVMAKDILGEAGLHFDELNKLRVLDPEVTQQTIELKEECKDFVDKIGQFQKIVGGLIELVDQLAKEAENEKMKAIGARNLLKSIAKQREAQQQQLQALIAEKKMQLERYRVEYEALCKVEAEQNEFIDQFIFQK, encoded by the exons ATGACATACCTCCTGATTGCCACTATCACCCCTTCAAAGCAGACCTTCTCTAGGGAGCCTGGAAGGGAAGCAG TGATGGCCAAGGACATCTTGGGCGAGGCAGGGCTGCACTTTGATGAGCTGAACAAGCTTCGGGTGTTGGACCCAGAGGTTACCCAGCAGACCATAGAGCTCAAGGAAGAGTGCAAGGATTTTGTGGACA AAATTGGCCAGTTTCAGAAAATTGTTGGTGGTCTAATTGAGCTTGTTGATCAGCTTGCCAAAGAAGCAGAGAACGAGAAGATGAAG GCCATTGGTGCTCGAAACTTGCTGAAATCCATAGCGAAGCAGAGAGAAGCCCAACAGCAACAACTGCAGGCGCTGATAGCAGAAAAGAAGATGCAGCTAGAAAG gtatCGGGTTGAATATGAAGCTTTGTGTAAAGTAGAAGCAGAACAAAATGAATTTATTGAccaatttatttttcagaaatga